The Bacillus carboniphilus genome segment GTTACAAGTGGTAACGGGCATGAACATGAATGATTTATTAGAGTTCCTCAATAGCCAGCCAGGGAATATGGCTAACGGAAATTTATTTACATTTGAAAATTGGTCCGAAATGGCACTTTCAATTGAGAATGGTTTGAGTAAAGGAGAGACTCCCTCTCAATCAATAGTTAAAATGCTAGAGTTATTGAAAACCGTCGAGCTAGTAGGAAATAAACTTTCATTAACTTCCGATGAATTAAAAGCTTTTCAACAGTTGAAAGATGCTTTATTTAACATTCGTGAACAATTGATCTTGTTAAATGCTAAAAGAGACCAGACTTTATCTAGAGCATATGAATCCTTCCATTCCCTAGTTTTAGCGGGAAAAGGAATGGATGATAAACAACCTTCAAAATTAGGTGTGCTTGAAGGCTCTACTAAAATGTTCGAAGGTAATATATCGTTTATGTCTAATATTAAGCAGCCAATTGTTTCCAATTCAGAGGCTCAATCCCGTCCTTTAAACTTTCAGCAGTTTACAGAAATGCTTTCAAAGATGATGCAAAAGAGTCAATTTACTGATGCGAATGGAGTACAAAAGCTATTCGTTAAGTTACATCCAGAACATCTTGGTACTTTAAGAATTGAGATTATGAAACAAGATGGTGTTTTAACTGCCCGTCTATTAACGTCCACACCTGCTGCAAAAGAAATGATTGAGGCGCAGTTACAAGGTCTTAGAAACGCTTTGGCTACTCAGCAAGTAGAAAAAATTGAAGTAGCGAACATGTTATCTAATCAGCAAGAGCGATCTTTCTTAAACAAAGAACAGCAGGAGCAACAATCTTCCTATCAACAGCAACCTAATCAAGATAAGGAAGCTAATGAAGAAGAAAAAGTGAATTTTGAAGATATATTATTCGAACTGATTGTGTAGGTGATCGTATGTCAAATACCATTCAATCCTCCTACATGCTTTCCAATGTAAAACAGGAAAGAGAGGTAAAGGACGGAGGATACTTAGGGAAAGACGAATTTTTAAAAATACTAATGGCACAACTTCAAAACCAAGATCCGTTAAACCCAATGCAAGATAAAGAATTTATTGCACAAATGGCCAGTTTTTCGAGCTTGGAGCAAATGATGAACATGTCTAATTCCTTTCAAAAATTAGCATTAAGTCAACAGGAAGCCAATCTTATAAACTATCAACAATTACTGGGAAAACAAGTCTCCTGGCAACAGACTGTTGGTGAAGGAGAAAGCCTAGAAATCTTAGAAGGAACAGGCCATATCAATGGAATTGAATTTGTCGAAGGCCAAATCCTA includes the following:
- a CDS encoding flagellar hook-length control protein FliK, with translation MNVASVQATGTMNISKNSSSVENPKGFASLMANLSSSGPKEEKAQESPEGIQALIDFLSQTDVDSNISLPSTGQPLEGLDSFLLTNEEDLPFELLSLLQVVTGMNMNDLLEFLNSQPGNMANGNLFTFENWSEMALSIENGLSKGETPSQSIVKMLELLKTVELVGNKLSLTSDELKAFQQLKDALFNIREQLILLNAKRDQTLSRAYESFHSLVLAGKGMDDKQPSKLGVLEGSTKMFEGNISFMSNIKQPIVSNSEAQSRPLNFQQFTEMLSKMMQKSQFTDANGVQKLFVKLHPEHLGTLRIEIMKQDGVLTARLLTSTPAAKEMIEAQLQGLRNALATQQVEKIEVANMLSNQQERSFLNKEQQEQQSSYQQQPNQDKEANEEEKVNFEDILFELIV
- the flgD gene encoding flagellar hook assembly protein FlgD, which encodes MSNTIQSSYMLSNVKQEREVKDGGYLGKDEFLKILMAQLQNQDPLNPMQDKEFIAQMASFSSLEQMMNMSNSFQKLALSQQEANLINYQQLLGKQVSWQQTVGEGESLEILEGTGHINGIEFVEGQILFSLDNGSTISPGELTEINQFKGSQTIVDASHMIGLSVTWMNQAGEEVTSTVQAVSYKNGDVKFILDDEQAISQGQIIKVQKGIEE